From a region of the Nothobranchius furzeri strain GRZ-AD chromosome 12, NfurGRZ-RIMD1, whole genome shotgun sequence genome:
- the tcf20 gene encoding transcription factor 20 isoform X1 — MQNFPNSAAPPPIPPGFGGRGVGGSYPPQPAEPQISPRMTDDYVGMQQQSLHRGHAHPSQASHMLAFSSRSRGALEPPPTQGNVHSGSNSNPYRKDAVDYYFSMGGKDRHRRGGMGYGGGFGYPNIDGHIPHQYRHAGSSATPSSALMSPYPVEYGSGAGSGGSTGAFSPSQQYNLNQTVPGPQIQQRQHGQPFPAVHQQHRSYTHAGHRMTPQYSHYSPQGGASAGSPGMYSPPPQRYLDGASNPGFDPKASSSPSVTSSTPAAANSVGPVESVLQNFHASNYPGYPLQSHSLHKQAALHHRNSQHVLGYDSPLKMAHRGPSPGSAYTKHHPASASSVAQTASQETTKSPMHSNAQQSQIHQNFSPISNPSPAASAVHSPTCSSSPSPLMGISEAHGTPSSHAPSHPSSSNARSSHGHVRLLQTTPQLSPTPNSNSSVSSCGSSGSHKAHNLSAAGGSSLLPVGRSKMGQGSGVKSREEGPFVYSASLLDKMQDAGLNSLNALSSQVANLPNTVQHMLLTDTVFSHKKKDGGQVQHHDQPQPQAVSRNASAASSTGKDGSVTRASDGLDVGGSSESKEDREEQFSEGEHGRARQMSGVSSGSEAAGYNQTQTRQISNVKTVACDSQSLEAVVTETKTKEAHIPSSSPSPSTPPVSSSPSSTSSSFPPVTAQNCVPETGLAHKDHRGVQIKRESEVAVEKTQKVGRQTQHDKQVGPKNGQDKENMLHLEYKTHSNRREDRDASKEQQNAGGVGVIVSPRSEESHTEQSKHPQGNCVEEKQLHSYLKESSSHNGEEGVDLSLYSSHHQKSNSGRSQNPSQSGSHKYSHPESTYGSDLSMKSRMRAGSVGVMETNPRYLSYQLSQTGYGPVHPKDAGSGVKASVKSGQGAGSKAQEENSQMQQFPSLLQEVLQGYNLDRRYVRPEQAFSAHHQVQQQFSTRHPFVVAESAQVHGESPAYSAGKPPNQKHVNESEFSADAVKSEISSAKMFYSAEKADGYSSQSHLPRAAESPQPPAKHINLSDFTLPRRKVPSNVPSPSSAVQELLLQEPEPLAGVASKSKAQKLSGSLLTSSERRSVIRDASPNQNSAPERDREGESERSQSGASVIQQPFSSPAAPRDLSKKDACEKHAIKMEATSKEAGADAAHLQAEHRGSDGVSEADVEYLSKPSPYRRGSADITPMPSHPMSTNPLSSLSRPHSYLHGVDLSVGSGGAFPGYQYGETRERSMMSHSGPHFSSHHPYHHLPPQPQATNKLQMYPHPRGPPHPPHDMSEWVKAMNRSSKEMMVQHGSSPGRHKGSQPEPRQRVIAPTNVPGDQLKTPSLHPQGAYYEMKMWDSAHSVREGARATEGDPYFRPQPQIPVVAHGPSQMVHAQSSVESEVIRGAPEQPKHPCPAPPSSSAKPPSDITSTQPPVQRHTKAGASGDTNPLMLRRRVRSFISPIPAKRLHQDSSQQRAATNSHHSPGAQSESSHHNEDDSSSSELPCPRLSSPLPGESTFTQPLSPSGGNAKVLSARKGRGLKLEAIVQKITPNIKKPAGYVDDESNHFSGFSHSEIPRFSDSQDHDLHFPRAVGGDDGYMDDSHSLNDIIPFRGVDDVGPLPTSTYPCDSSQTSQIKQQDFDFGLGAGVSSVSGDKEDFALLGPLPPPPPLPRPVQGSPPPSSSALSDIQHFTSTYQQLETRKGEQSAANLLRQKLQETGMGFDDYPGSDYYGTTSPHQGHMAGRHQLSSGRSSLSPQDSKPLDSVVPKGYFPSGKKKGRPVGSVNKQKRAQSQVQTQAQTQVQTLTAPPSAPPAPPTPTPAAASTPPISLTASSTSTPTEPAPEENASPLAPPILTQVVKVDVDCEDTQPETEVKPVRQRRRGPKYEDGPLGVEVQQRRRRRGPVMPPPRMAKCDSDAPSGAGGGFSTSRVFIDPSRKGLFIPHIHVEKKVPEIGAVCTIVNAEEDKMKGERSAVGGKAGGTDSLLMSALCSQLLRRDRESEKREADEVETTLQSGKALPSSGHVVSGPVITETNHSGRLLCCLCQKWANYKHLGDLYGPYYPAEYAAKLPKNQPQIRQCQATAGTNKPGPNSEVGANALVAMLEPQTQLFSNATTARDCAASISSDPTSFTNAIRSAFSAGKLLASTTPSPSPSITLKPPLTWDVNPEIMSLPELKREPDFDQQQPPKQPPDDAQQRPQHRKLTSHPRFKRRHKSSEASPRMVPSNSKASLPFQPPPPALDSLGPLAQLAQLPQMPMDPEELWVHEGCIVWTSGVYLVNGRLYGLQEALDGARETSCSYCEMVGSTLGCYSKGCTLRYHYLCAIEADCSLNEDNFSLRCPKHKVKKESLPRAFGPPSQCLWSSQREAERKGEEEETRESGSKDEDRGCKEPELDDLQERVSGGVVRDVSSASVTK, encoded by the exons ATGCAGAATTTCCCTAACAGTGCCGCTCCACCCCCCATCCCTCCTGGGTTCGGCGGGAGGGGTGTGGGCGGGTCGTATCCCCCTCAGCCAGCAGAGCCCCAGATCTCCCCGAGGATGACAGATGATTATGTAGGGATGCAGCAGCAGAGCCTGCACCGAGGCCATGCCCACCCCAGCCAAGCCAGCCACATGCTCGCCTTCAGCTCCAGAAGCAGAGGAGCTCTGGAGCCGCCGCCAACACAGGGTAACGTTCACAGTGGCAGCAACAGCAACCCCTACAGGAAGGATGCTGTGGATTATTATTTCTCCATGGGTGGAAAGGACAGACACAGAAGAGGGGGAATGGGTTACGGGGGAGGATTTGGGTATCCCAATATTGATGGACATATACCTCACCAGTACCGGCATGCTGGATCTAGCGCTACCCCTTCATCTGCTCTGATGTCTCCATATCCAGTGGAATATGGCTCTGGTGCCGGTTCGGGAGGAAGTACTGGAGCCTTTTCTCCTTCTCAACAATACAATCTAAATCAGACGGTGCCAGGCCCTCAAATTCAGCAGCGCCAGCATGGGCAGCCCTTTCCAGCTGTCCACCAGCAGCACAGGAGCTACACGCACGCCGGGCATCGAATGACCCCGCAGTACTCGCATTACTCTCCGCAGGGTGGAGCCTCCGCGGGGTCACCAGGAATGTACAGCCCCCCTCCACAGAGATATCTCGACGGAGCATCAAATCCGGGCTTTGATCCTAAAGCCAGCAGCTCTCCCAGTGTCACCAGTTCCACTCCAGCTGCTGCTAACAGTGTGGGGCCAGTGGAGAGTGTTCTGCAGAATTTCCATGCTTCAAATTATCCCGGATATCCACTGCAGTCGCATTCCCTTCACAAGCAGGCCGCACTACATCACCGCAACTCGCAGCACGTCTTAGGTTACGACAGCCCTCTCAAGATGGCCCACCGGGGTCCGTCTCCCGGTTCCGCCTACACCAAACACCATCCGGCGTCCGCTTCCAGTGTAGCTCAAACAGCGTCTCAAGAAACGACCAAATCCCCGATGCACTCGAACGCACAGCAAAGTCAGATTCATCAGAACTTCAGCCCCATATCCAACCCGTCCCCAGCTGCTTCCGCCGTTCATTCCCCCACGTGTAGCTCCTCCCCTTCCCCTTTGATGGGTATCTCAGAGGCACACGGAACCCCCTCGAGTCACGCTCCCTCACATCCCTCTTCATCAAACGCTCGCAGCAGCCACGGCCACGTCAGATTACTGCAGACAACACCTCAGTTAAGTCCCACGCCCAACTCCAACAGCAGCGTCAGTAGTTGCGGCAGCAGTGGCAGTCACAAAGCTCACAATCTGAGCGCGGCTGGAGGGAGCAGCCTTCTTCCAGTGGGCCGCAGCAAAATGGGCCAAGGCTCTGGAGTGAAATCCCGAGAGGAAGGCCCTTTTGTTTACTCCGCTTCTTTGCTGGATAAAATGCAGGACGCTGGCTTGAATAGCCTCAACGCCTTGAGCTCCCAAGTAGCCAATTTACCAAACACCGTTCAGCACATGCTCCTCACCGACACAGTGTTCTCTCACAAGAAGAAAGATGGCGGGCAAGTGCAACACCACGACCAGCCCCAGCCACAAGCAGTTAGTCGAAACGCCAGCGCTGCCTCAAGCACGGGCAAAGACGGAAGCGTCACGAGGGCTAGTGATGGCCTCGATGTGGGAGGCTCGTCGGAGTCCAAAGAGGACAGAGAAGAGCAGTTTTCTGAGGGGGAACATGGAAGAGCGAGGCAGATGAGCGGTGTGAGCAGCGGGTCTGAAGCAGCAGGCTATAATCAGACACAGACTAGACAAATATCAAATGTTAAAACAGTCGCCTGTGACTCACAGTCATTGGAAGCCGTTGTCACAGAAACGAAAACAAAAGAAGCTCACATTCCTTCATCGTCGCCATCTCCATCAACACCTCCGGTTTCCTCCTCCCCGTCGTCCACCTCCTCCAGTTTCCCTCCCGTCACGGCGCAAAACTGTGTCCCAGAAACTGGTTTGGCGCATAAGGACCACAGAGGCGTGCAAATCAAACGTGAGAGTGAAGTCGCGGTTGAGAAAACGCAGAAGGTCGGCCGGCAAACGCAGCACGACAAACAGGTCGGCCCAAAAAACGGACAGGACAAGGAGAACATGTTACACTTGGAATACAAAACGCACAGCAACAGGAGAGAAGACAGGGACGCGTCAAAGGAGCAGCAGAACGCCGGCGGCGTTGGTGTGATCGTTTCACCGCGGTCCGAGGAAAGTCACACGGAACAAAGCAAGCATCCCCAAGGCAACTGCGTTGAAGAAAAGCAGTTGCACTCGTATTTAAAAGAGTCAAGTAGCCACAACGGAGAGGAGGGCGTGGATTTGAGTCTGTATTCTTCTCATCATCAGAAATCAAACAGTGGAAGGTCTCAGAATCCTTCCCAGTCTGGATCACATAAATACAGCCATCCAGAGTCAACATATGGCTCGGATTTATCCATGAAGAGCAGAATGAGGGCCGGCTCTGTGGGAGTAATGGAAACAAACCCCAGATACTTATCATACCAGCTCTCACAAACGGGTTACGGTCCCGTGCATCCCAAAGATGCCGGTTCCGGTGTCAAGGCTTCGGTGAAGAGCGGTCAGGGGGCGGGATCTAAAGCTCAGGAGGAGAATTCCCAAATGCAGCAATTCCCAAGCCTTCTGCAAGAAGTTCTTCAAGGTTACAATTTAGACAGACGCTATGTTAGGCCAGAGCAGGCGTTTTCTGCACATCATCAAGTCCAACAGCAGTTTTCAACCAGACACCCTTTTGTTGTGGCTGAGAGTGCGCAGGTGCACGGTGAGAGTCCGGCTTATTCTGCTGGAAAGCCTCCAAATCAGAAGCACGTGAATGAGTCGGAGTTTTCTGCAGATGCAGTGAAGTCGGAGATCTCCAGCGCTAAAATGTTTTACAGTGCTGAAAAAGCTGATGGTTATTCATCACAGAGCCATTTACCACGAGCGGCAGAGTCTCCACAACCCCCGGCCAAACATATCAACCTTTCTGACTTCACTCTGCCCCGGAGAAAAGTCCCGTCCAACGTCCCGTCCCCTTCCTCGGCCGTGCAGGAGCTCCTCCTGCAAGAGCCCGAACCGTTAGCAGGCGTCGCCAGTAAGAGCAAAGCTCAGAAATTATCCGGCTCCTTATTAACCTCGTCTGAGCGGCGCTCTGTCATACGCGACGCGTCTCCCAATCAGAACAGCGCTCCAGAGCGGGACAGGGAGGGGGAGTCTGAAAGGAGTCAGAGTGGAGCGTCTGTGATTCAACAGCCGTTCTCCTCTCCAGCTGCACCGAGGGATCTTAGTAAAAAGGATGCGTGCGAGAAACACGCCATCAAAATGGAAGCGACATCAAAAGAGGCAGGGGCCGATGCTGCGCACTTACAAGCAGAGCATCGCGGTAGTGATGGGGTCAGCGAAGCAGACGTGGAGTACCTGTCCAAGCCTTCGCCCTATAGGCGAGGCAGTGCGGACATTACCCCGATGCCCTCCCATCCCATGAGCACAAACCCTTTGTCATCACTATCGAGGCCTCACTCCTACCTTCACGGTGTCGATCTCTCGGTTGGCAGTGGAGGAGCGTTTCCTGGATATCAGTATGGAGAAACAAGAGAGAGGAGTATGATGTCACACAGTGGTCCGCACTTCTCCTCCCACCACCCTTACCACCATTTACCTCCGCAGCCTCAGGCCACAAACAAGCTTCAGATGTATCCTCACCCCCGTGGGCCCCCTCATCCTCCCCATGACATGAGCGAGTGGGTGAAAGCCATGAACAGGTCTTCGAAGGAGATGATGGTTCAGCACGGCTCTTCTCCTGGACGTCACAAGGGCAGCCAGCCAGAGCCGAGACAGAGAGTTATCGCCCCGACGAACGTGCCGGGCGATCAACTCAAAACCCCGTCGCTGCATCCCCAAGGCGCTTACTACGAGATGAAAATGTGGGACTCTGCGCACTCGGTAAGAGAGGGTGCTCGAGCGACAGAAGGAGACCCCTACTTTAGACCACAACCTCAAATTCCTGTAGTTGCACACGGTCCTTCGCAGATGGTTCACGCTCAAAGTTCAGTGGAATCTGAAGTCATCAGAGGAGCCCCGGAACAGCCCAAACATCCCTGCCCAGCTCCTCCGTCCAGCTCCGCCAAGCCGCCCTCCGACATCACCTCCACTCAGCCGCCGGTGCAGCGTCACACTAAAGCAGGCGCGTCTGGAGACACGAATCCTCTCATGTTACGGAGGAGGGTTCGCTCCTTTATCTCTCCCATTCCTGCCAAAAGACTTCACCAAGATTCCTCCCAGCAGAGAGCTGCCACAAATTCGCACCACTCCCCTGGGGCGCAGTCCGAGTCCAGCCATCACAATGAAGATGACTCATCTAGTTCAGAGCTGCCATGTCCCAGACTCTCATCCCCCCTACCGGGGGAGAGTACGTTTACGCAACCTCTGTCTCCGTCAGGGGGCAACGCAAAGGTGCTGTCTGCCAGAAAGGGGCGAGGATTAAAACTGGAGGCGATAGTGCAGAAAATCACCCCCAATATTAAAAAGCCAGCAGGCTACGTTGACGATGAGTCCAACCATTTTTCTGGCTTCTCACACTCAGAAATACCCAGATTCAGTGACTCCCAGGACCACGATTTGCATTTCCCCAGAGCGGTGGGAGGAGATGACGGCTACATGGATGACAGCCACTCTTTAAATGACATTATTCCCTTCAGAGGAGTTGACGACGTCGGGCCTTTACCTACGTCCACCTACCCTTGTGACTCCAGTCAGACTTCTCAAATCAAACAACAAGACTTTGACTTCGGTTTAGGAGCGGGTGTTTCATCGGTGTCTGGTGACAAGGAGGACTTTGCTTTGCTTGGACCGTTACCGCCACCCCCTCCTCTACCACGTCCAGTCCAGGGTTCCCCGCCTCCGTCTTCATCTGCTCTATCGGACATTCAGCATTTCACAAGCACCTACCAGCAGCTGGAGACTCGAAAGGGAGAGCAGTCTGCGGCTAATCTTCTCAGACAGAAACTTCAAGAGACTGGAATGGGATTTGACGATTACCCTGGCAGCGACTACTATGGGACCACTTCGCCCCACCAAGGACACATGGCGGGCCGGCATCAGCTGTCCTCTGGAAGGTCCAGTCTGTCACCACAAGATTCAAAGCCCCTAGACAGTGTTGTGCctaaaggttattttccatcCGGCAAGAAAAAGGGCAGACCCGTAGGGAGTGTGAATAAGCAAAAGCGGGCTCAGAGCCAAGTCCAAACACAGGCTCAGACTCAAGTCCAGACTTTAACCGCGCCTCCAAGTGCTCCTCCCGCCCCACCCACTCCAACTCCGGCAGCTGCCTCAACCCCACCAATATCACTGACTGCCAGCAGCACCTCCACCCCCACAGAGCCCGCTCCGGAAGAAAACGCCTCTCCTCTAGCCCCGCCCATTTTAACACAAGTGGTGAAAGTAGACGTTGATTGCGAGGACACACAGCCAGAGACGGAGGTGAAGCCGGTGCGACAGAGACGCCGAGGGCCAAAGTATGAAGATGGGCCACTGGGAGTGGAGGtacagcagaggaggaggaggagagggccTGTCATGCCGCCACCCCGGATGGCCAAATGTGACTCCGATGCCCCTTCTGGAGCTGGAGGGGGGTTCAGCACAAGCAGGGTTTTCATAGATCCTAGCAGAAAAGGTCTGTTCATTCCTCACATACACGTAGAGAAAAAAGTGCCAGAGATCGGAGCTGTGTGTACTATTGTAAATGCTGAGGAAGACAAGATGAAAGGAGAGCGTAGTGCAGTTGGAGGGAAAGCAGGTGGAACCGATTCCCTCCTCATGTCGGCCCTTTGCTCCCAGTTATTAAGGAGAGACAGAGAGTCAGAGAAGAGGGAAGCAGATGAAGTGGAGACGACACTTCAGTCAGGCAAAGCCCTTCCTTCGTCTGGCCATGTTGTTTCAGGCCCTGTGATCACCGAGACCAACCACTCCGGACGCCTGCTCTGCTGTCTGTGTCAGAAATGGGCAAATTACAAACACCTCGGAGATCTCTACGGGCCTTACTATCCAGCCGAGTACGCCGCAAAGCTCCCCAAGAACCAGCCCCAGATCAGACAGTGTCAGGCCACCGCAGGCACAAACAAACCTGGACCAAACTCGGAAGTCGGCGCCAACGCTTTGGTTGCCATGCTGGAGCCACAAACCCAACTGTTCTCCAACGCCACGACGGCGCGCGACTGTGCTGCTAGCATCAGTTCAGACCCAACCTCTTTTACAAATGCCATCAGATCTGCCTTTTCAGCTGGAAAGCTGCTTGCTAGCACCACCCCGTCACCTTCGCCCTCCATCACTCTTAAACCACCTTTGACCTGGGATGTAAATCCAGAAATCATGTCCCTCCCTGAGCTCAAGAGAGAGCCCGACTTTGACCAACAGCAGCCACCAAAACAGCCACCAGACGACGCTCAGCAGAGACCCCAGCACAGGAAGCTGACCTCACATCCCCGCTTCAAAAGGAGGCACAAGTCTAGCGAAGCGTCCCCCAGAATGGTGCCATCCAACAGTAAGGCGTCTCTGCCTTTCCAGCCCCCTCCACCCGCACTGGACTCCCTGGGACCCTTGGCACAACTCGCACAGCTGCCTCAGATGCCCATGGACCCGGAGGAGCTGTGGGTTCACGAAGGATGCATAGTGTGGACCAGTGGGGTGTACCTTGTCAATGGGAGACTGTATGGCCTGCAGGAGGCACTAGATGGCGCCAGAGAGACA AGCTGCTCGTACTGCGAGATGGTTGGGTCCACCCTGGGCTGCTACAGTAAAGGCTGCACACTTCGCTACCACTACCTTTGTGCTATTGAAGCAG ATTGTTCTCTGAATGAAGACAACTTCTCTCTAAGGTGTCCGAAGCACAAGGTAAAAAAGGAGAG TTTACCCAGAGCCTTCGGCCCGCCAAGTCAGTGTTTGTGGAGCAGTCAGAGAGAGGCTGAGAGAAAAGGTGAGGAAGAGGAGACACGGGAGTCTGGGAGCA AAGATGAAGACCGGGGCTGCAAGGAGCCGGAGCTGGACGATCTTCAGGAGCGCGTCTCTGGAGGCGTCGTCCGTGACGTTTCCTCAGCGAGCGTAACCAAGTAG